The DNA region TTCATAGCCCAACAAATATAgtgctaacataaaaataatatggaAGGAAGAGGGCTAGTAATacactttgttttttcttttataggcCAATGTTtatgattagttttttttattagcggATAGAATtcaaatctataatttttttttcaataagtcAATCTTACACcttcattaataattatatatgtttgtaacacattttttttaatatactttctattattagttaaaatttattaaaaattataattttttgttaaattttaactaataataaaaaaatatgtttaaaatagtGTGTACATATCACTTCTCTCAAAGCCCAGATCTATTTACTAAATAGAGATTTCATAAACTGTTGGGTCAGACACTTGACAAACCTAGTAACGTTACGTGATTATATGCTTCAAAATTAACAATATACTGGAAAAGAATGATGTAGTTTATATAATCTTCAATACAGGAATTTCTTGGGAAATGATCTGGATCCCTTGAGTTTGAAAGAGCTTCAGAGTTTGGAGCAGCAGCTTGACACAGCTCTGAAGCGCATCCGAACAAGAAAGGTGAAGTGTGCTAACTTCTTCAttagtttacaagaaataattaagaagattgAAACAACAGAAGAGAataaatttaatcttaaaattaaagaattaacaTTACCACATATGAtcactcttgtttttttttcttccaattttgaACTGACTGATCAATTTGATTTTTGCAGAATCAAGTTATGAATGAATCCATCTCAGACCTGCATAAAAGGGTAAGATGTCTGTGTTGTAATTGTGGGTTAAGGCCTTAAGGGTGATATATTGAATATTGGCTAGACTGCATGGCTTGTAAAATGATATGTTCTTAGGGACATTGAATATATCACAGAAATAATCTCTAATAACAGAATGTCTAATGATTTACATGTTTGTAACTGAATTTCATGAGCAGAAACAAGGACATGATAAAGAAAATTCATAAACAATTTACTATAATTTGAATTGTCCCCCAAGAAGGAAGCATATGGCTAGTATGAAGCTACCCGAAGTAATCTTAGATATAATTGTTAGTAGagttttttgaaattatatttctCTTCTTAAATGACATTACCGAAAGCAATGTTAAATGTTTTTACTTGGTTTCTTCTTTGACTTTATGGTTGGTAGGttgtgttaaattaattttctgcTTCTGAAGggaaattaattagttttctaCTGACTGCTAGAAGGTTTGTACATAAAAACATTTGGGatttataaagataaatttttgtTGTGCATATGACATGACAGGCAAGGACATTACAAGAGCAAAACAGCAAGCTAGCAAAGGTTGCTAGAAGCCATATATTACTCTTGTAACATTTCAATCTAAAGCTTCTAGACAAAAAGTACaaagaaaaagtaattaattttttcattacatTTTATGACTAGATGAAGGAGAAAGCGAAAACAGTGACTGAAGGTCCACATACTGGCCCAGAAACTCTAGGCCCAAATTCATCGACCCTTAACTTAACTTCTCCACagctaccaccaccaccacaaagacTGGTTCCTTCTCTAACTCTCTGGTACTTTTCTTGCCTCTCTCTTCTAAGCAGATACTACAGCGAAGGAGCATCTTTCATTGTCAAACCTTATGTTTTACATTCTAGCTACAAGGGCaggggaattttttttattttttttcacaggCATAATACCTTTGGGCAAATATTAGTATTGCAAGTATGCATGTaagtttaaactttatacaagtaccaagttaaaatgataatataataaacaagtttgattttatgatattttatggTCCAAATGTCAATTATAGATTCCTAATTTTCTAATACCTGGATTTCTTCCATGTTGTCATAAGCTTCGAAAATGGTTTTTCagtaacaaatttaataaattaacatggAAAAAAATGCATACAATATATGATATTAGTTCATTTGATTCATTAAGTATATTTGGTTTCTGATCGTATCCCGAacaagtttttcttgaaaaaatattaGCCAAATTGATTTCATTAAGTACATTATTATTTGAGATGATAAAAGTGTCTAAATGATGCAGTGAGACATTCCAAGGAAGAGCATTGGTGGAAGAAACGGGAAAGGCTCAAACAGTCCCTAGTGGCAATTCTCTCATCCCACCATGGATGCTTCATATCTGACTAGTTAGGCTGGCATGATTCTGCCAAGTATGTGACATGTGATATTATGACAAAGgctcaactatatatatatgttattagaATAGCCAATTATATGCCGAGCTTAATAACTGCTCAAACTTCTCGCATGAACTGTGCCCTTCACTTTGAAATCAATGGTATTAAGCAGTTATTTTGACAAATGGCACGTGATGGATGGTGCTAGTTAAATTGGaagtcatcaaagaaaacatttaGCCCACAAAAAAGACACTACGTGATGTGTACCACCACTACCAAGAGTTTTTCCCTACAAAGCTCACTTTTTTTCCTCCGGGTTAGGCACATTTATTAAACCTAGTTTGGATAAAGATGAATGAAAAAGATTGAAATGAAACGTAACTTTTACCTAGTGATTACGTagattataatttgaaaaggtTTTAACAGGCTCGAAGCCGCCGCATGTATGATATTTTGGATTGTGGCCTCTTCGTGGCTACGTTTTTTCTGGTTGCTGCTGGCACAACTTGTGCGGCAGCAATCGTGTTAATGAAATGATGTTTTGTTTGCCTTCCAAAAACAAAAGGATTTCATTcgtattcatttttctttcttgtaaaaaaaatagttaaatacaagaggtaaactaaaaaaaaagttttgggaacccaaaacaataaaagaatTGCACCTATGAAAAATCTAATTGACCATATTACAATTTTTTCCTCATTAATGTTAAGATTTACCAATCTCtccattaaaattgataattcaaactattatattaaattaataatgagaAAAAAGGTAAATCCCGCCAGAA from Glycine soja cultivar W05 chromosome 8, ASM419377v2, whole genome shotgun sequence includes:
- the LOC114422746 gene encoding truncated transcription factor CAULIFLOWER A-like isoform X1, with product MGRGRVQLKRIENKTSQQVTFSKRRSGLLKKANEISVLCDAQVALIMFSTKGKLFEYSSERSMEDVLERYERYTHTALTGANNNESQGNWSFEYIKLTAKVEVLDRNVRNFLGNDLDPLSLKELQSLEQQLDTALKRIRTRKNQVMNESISDLHKRARTLQEQNSKLAKMKEKAKTVTEGPHTGPETLGPNSSTLNLTSPQLPPPPQRLVPSLTLCETFQGRALVEETGKAQTVPSGNSLIPPWMLHI
- the LOC114422746 gene encoding truncated transcription factor CAULIFLOWER A-like isoform X2, with the translated sequence MGRGRVQLKRIENKTSQQVTFSKRRSGLLKKANEISVLCDAQVALIMFSTKGKLFEYSSERSMEDVLERYERYTHTALTGANNNESQGNWSFEYIKLTAKVEVLDRNVRNFLGNDLDPLSLKELQSLEQQLDTALKRIRTRKNQVMNESISDLHKRMKEKAKTVTEGPHTGPETLGPNSSTLNLTSPQLPPPPQRLVPSLTLCETFQGRALVEETGKAQTVPSGNSLIPPWMLHI